Proteins encoded in a region of the Fundulus heteroclitus isolate FHET01 chromosome 2, MU-UCD_Fhet_4.1, whole genome shotgun sequence genome:
- the zpd gene encoding zona pellucida glycoprotein d — MTSNSLKLISVLLLGFVCLRAEGTCSVDQCTDPTRCVLSEDQKSCKCAAGFYSSRCDRSAQIKVMCGRDYMSIRATEDFFLYHKVALEALRLPNASCHARREVIGQTAYFMFRVSKEKYLACGGKPLRKNTTHLLYSLAVQTEPQVTGNIIRDPLVKMDFTCIYPYVRRVSLPFPVRPISSETVLQIGEMDATIQMLLYADHTFAKAYAATPTIELRDKVYVEVAVTEPADYFLLRVNDCWATQSPQPNSTGLLHSLIRNGCVDDHTVSFLGPDEGRPGSNGGSAAVRYSFDMFRFTSDPPELYLHCSVQLCELDDQQSCTPSCSAISKREAVREYPSQGLLSYGPIRIEMPDRVQSNILTTVVLPVAAVWTLCFFLTVLISVAKAGSRKITKPEAL; from the exons ATGACCTCAAACAGTCTGAAG CTGATCTCGGTGCTTCTCCTCGGCTTCGTGTGTCTCAGAGCGGAAG GAACCTGCAGCGTGGATCAGTGCACCGACCCAACCAGATGCGTCCTGTCTGAAGACCAGAAGAGCTGCAAGTGCGCCGCCGGGTTTTATTCTTCCCGCTGTGACCGAA GTGCTCAGATTAAAGTCATGTGTGGCAGAGACTACATGAGCATCAGGGCGACAGAGGACTTCTTCCTGTACCACAAGGTGGCGCTGGAGGCGCTGCGTCTGCCCAACGCCTCGTGCCACGCCCGGAGAGAAGTCATCGGCCAAACGGCCTACTTCATGTTCCGCGTCTCCAAGGAGAAATACTTGGCCTGCGGAGGAAAACCTCTGAGG AAAAACACGACCCACCTTCTGTACTCCCTGGCTGTCCAGACAGAACCGCAGGTTACCGGGAACATCATCCGAGACCCGCTGGTTAAGATGGACTTCACGTGCATCTACCCGTACGTCAGGAGGGTCAGCCTGCCCTTCCCCGTCCGCCCCATCTCCAG CGAGACGGTGTTGCAGATAGGCGAGATGGACGCCACCATACAGATGCTGCTCTACGCTGACCACACCTTCGCCAAGGCCTACGCCGCTACGCCAACCATCGAGCTCAGAGACAAG GTGTACGTGGAGGTGGCCGTGACGGAGCCGGCAGACTACTTCCTCCTCCGGGTCAACGACTGCTGGGCCACGCAGTCTCCTCAGCCCAACTCCACAGGACTGCTGCACAGCCTCATCCGTAACGG CTGCGTGGACGACCACACCGTCTCCTTCCTCGGCCCGGACGAGGGGCGGCCAGGAAGCAACGGGGGGAGCGCGGCGGTCCGCTACAGCTTCGACATGTTCCGCTTCACCTCGGATCCGCCGGAGCTCTACCTGCACTGCAGCGTGCAGCTCTGCGAGCTGGACGACCAGCAGTCCTGCACGCCG AGCTGCAGTGCAATCAGCAAGAGGGAAGCAGTGAGGGAATATCCCAGCCAGGGCCTGCTGTCCTACGGACCAATCAGGATAGAGATGCCGGACCGGGTCCAGTCCA ACATCCTCACCACCGTGGTGCTTCCTGTGGCCGCCGTCTGGACTCTGTGCTTCTTCCTCACCGTCCTCATCAGTGTGGCCAAGGCCGGCAGCAGGAAGATCACGAAACCCGAAGCTCTCTGA
- the LOC105931566 gene encoding matrix metalloproteinase-14 isoform X2: MTSQQRWTIFILSVCALPLASCSAHTSEEEGFNAEAWLRHFGYLSQASRQMSTMHSAQVLSRAISDMQRFYGLEVTGEMDPATIAAMRRPRCGLPDRRPEGVNGARRRRYALTGQRWQKDRITYSLMEQQIPSSLGEERTLDAIRRAVDVWRRATRLSFQELPAGNGSHAPLADILLLFASGFHGDMSLFDGEGGSLAHAYYPGPGIGGDTHFDADEPWTLDNENHKGIDLFLVAVHELGHALGLEHSDNPSATMAPLYQWTDTRSFALHEDDIRGIQSLYGSPLVTDAPPTSPPPHDDEPNNSPSSPAAPEDEPTSSPPTHLPPDSPDPTQSHLDPPAQPDPSPSFPLAPPTPTKSRPEPGTEPELVTPPVRRDVPPAPRPPKVPGSGPPDICDGDFDTVTLLRGEMFVFKGCWFWRVRRNRVLDNYPMPISAFWNGLPDDIDAAYERHDGKFVFFKEDRYWVFREADVLPGYPQPLHHYGRGIPTHKIDTAIWWEPNEYTYFFSGDRYWRYNEATRTTDRDFPKDISKWGKIPPSPRGAFLSDDGAYTFFYKGSNYWRFHNSRMEVDKGYPRSILKDFMGCVGVPDPTADPDVEQKPEEKPVRPTKPGKPQPTKPGGDRDVETRPDGSGEDKEVNVVVTVADNESKVMTLVMVTVPLVLILCILILVYAILRTLQNKEPPRALVHCKRSLQDWV; encoded by the exons ATGACATCCCAGCAGCGCTGGACCATCTTCATCCTCTCAGTGTGCGCGCTGCCGCTGGCCTCCTGCAGCGCGCACACGTCTGAAGAAGAGGGCTTCAATGCTGAG GCCTGGCTCCGTCACTTTGGCTACCTGTCCCAGGCCAGCAGACAGATGTCCACCATGCATTCAGCTCAGGTTTTATCCAGAGCCATCAGCGACATGCAGCGTTTCTACGGCCTGGAGGTGACCGGGGAGATGGACCCTGCCACCATTGC GGCGATGCGGCGGCCTCGCTGCGGCCTCCCTGACAGGAGACCTGAGGGGGTGAACGGGGCGAGGAGGAGGCGCTACGCCCTCACAGGCCAGCGCTGGCAGAAGGACCGCATCACTTACAG CCTGATGGAGCAGCAGATCCCGTCCTCGCTGGGAGAGGAGCGCACCCTGGACGCCATCCGCCGGGCCGTCGACGTCTGGAGACGGGCGACGCGGCTCAGCTTCCAGGAGCTGCCTGCAGGAAACGGCAGCCATGCGCCGCTCGCCGACATCCTGCTGCTCTTTGCTTCTGGTTTCCATGGAGACATGTCCCTGTTCGATGGCGAGGGCGGCTCGCTGGCCCACGCTTACTACCCTGGACCAGGGATAGGCGGAGACACGCACTTTGATGCCGATGAGCCGTGGACTCTGGACAACGAGAACCACAAAG GTATAGACCTCTTCCTGGTGGCGGTGCATGAGCTGGGCCACGCTCTGGGTCTGGAGCATTCAGACAACCCCAGCGCTACCATGGCTCCTCTCTACCAGTGGACGGACACGCGGAGCTTCGCCCTGCATGAGGACGACATCAGAGGAATCCAGAGCCTGTATG GTTCTCCTCTGGTCACCGATGCTCCGCCCACTTCCCCTCCCCCCCATGATGATGAACCCAACAActccccctcctcccccgccGCTCCTGAAGATGAGCCCACCTCCTCGCCGCCCACCCACCTCCCACCTGACTCCCCTGACCCGACTCAAAGCCACCTGGACCCCCCAGCCCAGCCGGATCCAAGCCCCTCATTCCCTCtggccccccccacccccaccaaaTCCAGGCCCGAACCAGGAACCGAGCCAGAACTTGTGACCCCACCAGTCAGGAGGGATGTTCCCCCTGCACCCAGACCCCCCAAGGTGCCGGGCAGCGGGCCCCCCGACATCTGTGATGGCGACTTTGATACGGTGACCCTGCTGCGGGGGGAGATGTTTGTTTTCAAG GGATGCTGGTTCTGGAGGGTCCGGAGGAACCGGGTCCTGGATAACTACCCCATGCCGATATCCGCCTTCTGGAACGGCCTCCCCGACGACATCGACGCCGCCTATGAACGACACGATGGCAAATTCGTCTTCTTTAAAG AAGACCGATACTGGGTGTTCAGGGAGGCTGACGTGCTGCCTGGGTACCCGCAGCCCCTCCATCACTACGGCCGAGGAATCCCCACCCACAAGATCGATACGGCTATCTGGTGGGAGCCCAATGAGTACACCTACTTCTTCAGCGGAGACAG GTACTGGCGCTACAACGAGGCGACTCGGACTACAGACCGCGACTTTCCTAAAGACATCAGCAAATGGGGCAAGATCCCTCCGTCCCCCCGGGGAGCCTTCCTCAGTGATGATGGAG CGTACACCTTTTTCTACAAAGGATCCAACTATTGGAGGTTTCACAACAGCAGGATGGAGGTAGACAAAGGCTATCCCCGCTCCATCCTGAAGGATTTCATGGGCTGCGTTGGAGTCCCCGATCCAACGGCAGACCCAGACGTGGAGC AGAAGCCGGAGGAGAAGCCGGTCCGGCCCACAAAGCCAGGCAAACCCCAGCCCACAAAGCCCGGCGGCGACCGGGATGTGGAGACTAGGCCTGACGGCAGCGGGGAAGACAAAGAGGTGAACGTGGTCGTCACTGTGGCCGACAACGAATCAAAGGTCATGACTCTGGTCATGGTGACCGTACCGTTGGTGCTCATCCTGTGCATCCTGATCCTGGTCTACGCCATCCTCAGAACTCTGCAGAACAAGGAACCCCCCAGAGCCTTGGTGCACTGCAAGCGTTCCCTGCAGGACTGGGTGTGA
- the LOC105931566 gene encoding matrix metalloproteinase-15 isoform X1 encodes MTSQQRWTIFILSVCALPLASCSAHTSEEEGFNAEAWLRHFGYLSQASRQMSTMHSAQVLSRAISDMQRFYGLEVTGEMDPATIAAMRRPRCGLPDRRPEGVNGARRRRYALTGQRWQKDRITYSLMEQQIPSSLGEERTLDAIRRAVDVWRRATRLSFQELPAGNGSHAPLADILLLFASGFHGDMSLFDGEGGSLAHAYYPGPGIGGDTHFDADEPWTLDNENHKGIDLFLVAVHELGHALGLEHSDNPSATMAPLYQWTDTRSFALHEDDIRGIQSLYGSPLVTDAPPTSPPPHDDEPNNSPSSPAAPEDEPTSSPPTHLPPDSPDPTQSHLDPPAQPDPSPSFPLAPPTPTKSRPEPGTEPELVTPPVRRDVPPAPRPPKVPGSGPPDICDGDFDTVTLLRGEMFVFKGCWFWRVRRNRVLDNYPMPISAFWNGLPDDIDAAYERHDGKFVFFKEDRYWVFREADVLPGYPQPLHHYGRGIPTHKIDTAIWWEPNEYTYFFSGDRYWRYNEATRTTDRDFPKDISKWGKIPPSPRGAFLSDDGAYTFFYKGSNYWRFHNSRMEVDKGYPRSILKDFMGCVGVPDPTADPDVEQKPEQKPEEKPEEKPEEKPVRPTKPGKPQPTKPGGDRDVETRPDGSGEDKEVNVVVTVADNESKVMTLVMVTVPLVLILCILILVYAILRTLQNKEPPRALVHCKRSLQDWV; translated from the exons ATGACATCCCAGCAGCGCTGGACCATCTTCATCCTCTCAGTGTGCGCGCTGCCGCTGGCCTCCTGCAGCGCGCACACGTCTGAAGAAGAGGGCTTCAATGCTGAG GCCTGGCTCCGTCACTTTGGCTACCTGTCCCAGGCCAGCAGACAGATGTCCACCATGCATTCAGCTCAGGTTTTATCCAGAGCCATCAGCGACATGCAGCGTTTCTACGGCCTGGAGGTGACCGGGGAGATGGACCCTGCCACCATTGC GGCGATGCGGCGGCCTCGCTGCGGCCTCCCTGACAGGAGACCTGAGGGGGTGAACGGGGCGAGGAGGAGGCGCTACGCCCTCACAGGCCAGCGCTGGCAGAAGGACCGCATCACTTACAG CCTGATGGAGCAGCAGATCCCGTCCTCGCTGGGAGAGGAGCGCACCCTGGACGCCATCCGCCGGGCCGTCGACGTCTGGAGACGGGCGACGCGGCTCAGCTTCCAGGAGCTGCCTGCAGGAAACGGCAGCCATGCGCCGCTCGCCGACATCCTGCTGCTCTTTGCTTCTGGTTTCCATGGAGACATGTCCCTGTTCGATGGCGAGGGCGGCTCGCTGGCCCACGCTTACTACCCTGGACCAGGGATAGGCGGAGACACGCACTTTGATGCCGATGAGCCGTGGACTCTGGACAACGAGAACCACAAAG GTATAGACCTCTTCCTGGTGGCGGTGCATGAGCTGGGCCACGCTCTGGGTCTGGAGCATTCAGACAACCCCAGCGCTACCATGGCTCCTCTCTACCAGTGGACGGACACGCGGAGCTTCGCCCTGCATGAGGACGACATCAGAGGAATCCAGAGCCTGTATG GTTCTCCTCTGGTCACCGATGCTCCGCCCACTTCCCCTCCCCCCCATGATGATGAACCCAACAActccccctcctcccccgccGCTCCTGAAGATGAGCCCACCTCCTCGCCGCCCACCCACCTCCCACCTGACTCCCCTGACCCGACTCAAAGCCACCTGGACCCCCCAGCCCAGCCGGATCCAAGCCCCTCATTCCCTCtggccccccccacccccaccaaaTCCAGGCCCGAACCAGGAACCGAGCCAGAACTTGTGACCCCACCAGTCAGGAGGGATGTTCCCCCTGCACCCAGACCCCCCAAGGTGCCGGGCAGCGGGCCCCCCGACATCTGTGATGGCGACTTTGATACGGTGACCCTGCTGCGGGGGGAGATGTTTGTTTTCAAG GGATGCTGGTTCTGGAGGGTCCGGAGGAACCGGGTCCTGGATAACTACCCCATGCCGATATCCGCCTTCTGGAACGGCCTCCCCGACGACATCGACGCCGCCTATGAACGACACGATGGCAAATTCGTCTTCTTTAAAG AAGACCGATACTGGGTGTTCAGGGAGGCTGACGTGCTGCCTGGGTACCCGCAGCCCCTCCATCACTACGGCCGAGGAATCCCCACCCACAAGATCGATACGGCTATCTGGTGGGAGCCCAATGAGTACACCTACTTCTTCAGCGGAGACAG GTACTGGCGCTACAACGAGGCGACTCGGACTACAGACCGCGACTTTCCTAAAGACATCAGCAAATGGGGCAAGATCCCTCCGTCCCCCCGGGGAGCCTTCCTCAGTGATGATGGAG CGTACACCTTTTTCTACAAAGGATCCAACTATTGGAGGTTTCACAACAGCAGGATGGAGGTAGACAAAGGCTATCCCCGCTCCATCCTGAAGGATTTCATGGGCTGCGTTGGAGTCCCCGATCCAACGGCAGACCCAGACGTGGAGCAGAAGCCGGAGCAGAAGCCGGAGGAGAAGCCGGAGGAGAAGCCGGAGGAGAAGCCGGTCCGGCCCACAAAGCCAGGCAAACCCCAGCCCACAAAGCCCGGCGGCGACCGGGATGTGGAGACTAGGCCTGACGGCAGCGGGGAAGACAAAGAGGTGAACGTGGTCGTCACTGTGGCCGACAACGAATCAAAGGTCATGACTCTGGTCATGGTGACCGTACCGTTGGTGCTCATCCTGTGCATCCTGATCCTGGTCTACGCCATCCTCAGAACTCTGCAGAACAAGGAACCCCCCAGAGCCTTGGTGCACTGCAAGCGTTCCCTGCAGGACTGGGTGTGA